The following is a genomic window from Hymenobacter monticola.
TTTCCTCATGGAGGTATTGGTGCCTTATGGGTGCGCTGGCCAGCTATGAGCTGCTGTTTGCCTTTTTACTGGCCAACTTATAGGGCCATGTACCCCTTGCTCGCCTCTTCGGGGCTGACCGCCTGACGACGCAGCTTGCCCCGGCCAAGGCCCTGTTGGAAGGGCAGCGCGTGGTGCTGCTTCATGAATACCAAATAACCAGGTCGCAGCTGGCTAGCTAACGCCCCGCTCGACTACGAGCGGCTGTTGGCCAAAGGCTGGGGCTTTCCGCCGGATGGCACCGCCTCATACTGGGTGCGCCTGTTCATGCCTCAGCCCAGAGATATAGAACCTCGTTTTTAATTTCGGCTCTCTTTTGCTAAACAGGCTTTTTCGTCCATTTAGCGGCAGAAGACGATTAGTGGAATGGTGTGCGACGGCCTTCGCCAGCGACTCGACGTAGGCGGCTGGTCCACGTCAGGAACGTGAAAAATGACGTCTTGACGGATTCGCTCCTTCATTTTGGCCAGCATCGGTGCGGGCACGGCTCGCGCCGCTTGGTGCAGTTGGACCCCGGTGATGGACTGAATCCGTCCATTGCCGTCCACTTGAAACCGGAACTCGATGAAGCCCCGGCCTTGTCGACACAATACGGCCCGTTCGGTCGCAGTAAGCGCCTTATTTGCCGCTTGGGCCACGGCGGTTGGCACTAGAGGCCGCATCTCGTCGGGGTCGGAATAGGCCCGGTTAGCTTTTGCTTGCCCGTAAGCGCTTGACAAGCCCCAACCGAAGCCAAAAAGTGTTGCGAACAAGATAACCTTAGGGGGCATGAAGCGAGCCGAGCACGGCGGTTTTGGCTGAAAGAGACAGGGTATATTTCAAGCAGTACCTGTCCAATCACAATATCCCCTCGTCGGCAAAGCTGTAATACCCCTGCTCCGCAAAAATGAGGTGGTCCAGAATCGGCAAATCCAGGAAGGTGCCGGCTTCTTTTAGCTTTTTGGTGAGCTGAATGTCGGCGCCGCTGGGGTTGCGGTTGCCGCTGGGGTGGTTGTGCACCAGGATGATGCTACTGGCCAGCTGCTCCAAGGCTTCTTTGAAAATCATTTTGGGGTCGGCCACGGTGCCGGCCACGCCGCCGCGGCTGATGGCGGTTTTGCGCATCACCACGTTGGCCCGGTTCAGCAGAATGACCCAGAATTCCTCGTGCGGCAAATCGAGCAGGTGCGGGCGCATCAGGTTGTAGATGTCGCGCGAGCAGGTGATGGTGTTGCGCGTCGGCGCATCGGCCTCCTTGCGGCGGCGGCCCAGCTCCAGGGCGGCCACCACCGTGATGGCCTTGGCCTCGCCGATGCCGGGGTGGCGGCAAAGCTGCTTCACGCTCTCGCGGGCCAGGGCGTTGAGGTCGTTGCCCACGCCTTGCAGCATGAGCTTGCCCACATCCACGGCCGTGAGCTTGGTGGTGCCCGAGCCGATGAGAATGGCCAGCAGCTCGGCGTCGGAGAGGGCGGCGCGGCCCTTGCTCATGAGCTTTTCGCGCGGCCGGTCGTCCTCGGCCCAGCTCTTGATGCCGGTAGTGGGCGTGGGGTAGGTGGGAGCGGGTTCGGGCAGCTGGTCAAGCGGTTCCATGCAGTGGGGCCGGGGTAGAAGGTAAAAAGTCAGCTAAATGTAAAGCAAAAGCGCGCCGGGCGCGTTTAAAGCCGGAGCCTGTGGCGGCGCTGTGCGGCCGGGGCGTTCAGAGTCTCCTTTAGAATATGCGAAATCCGTTGGTGTTGTGGTTGGTGTTGGGGCTGGTGGTGTTGGCCGAATGGTATGGGTATCAGGCGGCGCGCACGTTGGCGCAGCACCTGTCGCCGGGCGCCCGGCGCGGGGTAAGCATCGGTTATTGGGTGCTCACGGTGGTGGTGTGGGGCCTGGCCATTTGGGCGGGCAGCACGCGGCAGGCCGGCCACACCGTGCTCAAAAGCTACCTGATGAGCTTGCCCTTGCTGCTGCTGGCGGGCAAGCTGGTGATGCTCCTGCCGCTGCTGCTCGAAGACCTCACGCGACTGGTGCGCTCTTTCAGCGCTCCGCGCGCGGCCGATGGCACGCGCGTGGCCATTCCGCGCAGCGAGTTCATCGCCAAGCTGGCGCTGGGGCTCGGGGCCATTCCGTTTGGGGCGCTGTTATGGGGCATGGTGAAGGGCGGCACCGACTACACCGTTCGCCGCGTCACGCTGAAATTCCCCAACCTGCCGGCGGGCTTCGACGGCTTCAAGGTGCTGCAGATTTCGGACCTGCACACCGGCAGCTTCAACTCGACCGAACCGCTGGAGCGCGCTGTGGCGATGATAAACCGCCAGGGCGCCGACCTTGTCCTGATGACCGGCGACCTGGTGAACAACCGCGCCGAAGAGGTGGAGCCACACATCCCGGCCCTGTCCAAAATCAAGTCCGACCTGCCCATTTTCTCCAGCCTCGGCAATCACGACTACGGCGACTACGTGGCCGAATTCCGCGAAGACCGCGCCTTGTGGCGCCAGAACCTGCAGCGCCTCATGCAGAACCACGCCAAAATGGGCTGGACGCTGCTCAACGACACCACCCATTTCATCGAGCGCGGCGGCGATAAAATCGCCATTGTGGGCATCCAGAACAGCAGCTCCCATCTCAACTTCCACACCTACGGCGACCTGCCCAAGGCCCACGCCGCCAGTGGCGACGCGCCCTTCAAAATCCTGCTCTCGCATGACCCTTCGTACTGGGAAAGCCACATCCTGAACTACCCCGACATCGACCTCACCCTCAGCGGCCACACCCACGGCATGCAGTTCGGCCTCAACCTGCCTTTCCTGAAATGGAGCCCCGTGCAATACGCCTACAAGCAGTGGGCCGGGCTGTACGAAAAAGGCCGCCAGAAGCTGTACGTCAACGTGGGGCTGGGCTTTCTGGGCTACCCGGGGCGGGTGGGCTTCCTGCCCGAAATCACGGTGTTTGAGCTGCGGCGGGCGTAAGGGCAAGCAACGAAATATACCGTTGTGGTAACATCCGTTACGGCCGCGCCGTAAAGGCCCCTCATCCGCTCAGCCACTTACGGTTGGCGCCTTTTCAACCTCCCTTCTCATGAAAAATTCCCTCTTGATTCTCGCGGGCGCTGCTGCCCTCTCGCTGGCTTCCTGCTCGCAGGAAAAGACCACCGAAACCACCACCGCCCCCGCCGAAGGCACAACGACCACCACGACGACCACCACCATGGGCCCGATGACGGACGCCCAGATTGAGGCCCGCGCCCAGCGCATTGCCGACAAAATGGTGGCCGACATGAAAATCACGGACGAAGCCACGAAAACCAAAATCCGGACCGTGTACGTGAACCGCTACAAGCGCATGAACGACATGCGCAGCAAGTACACCACCGACACCACCGGCATGGCCGCCGCCATGCGCGATGAGCGAATGGCCGAAGACCAGGAGTTCAAGGTGATTTTTGTGGAGCCGGCGCAGTACCAGGCCTATGAGTCGAGCCGCTCGACCTACGATGACAGCAACTTCGCCGACGACAACATGTCCTCGGACATGAGCTCTTCCTCGGACATGAACTCCTCTTCGGACATGAGCAACACCTCATCGACCTCCACCTCGACGTCGGACGCTGCCGGCAGCAACATGTCGGCCGACGGGGGCAAAATGAAAGTGAAAGCCGACGGCGACATCAAAATCAAGGACGCCGCCGGCAACAAAATGAAAATGGACGGCGACGACGGCACCATCAAGGCCAAGCCCGAAGACGGCGGCAAAACCAAAATCAAGTAGCACCCGGCGCCCACGGCACCGAAGTCGAAAAGCCAGTGTTTGGTCGATGCAATTGGCCGAACCATCGTAGAAAAGCCTGCCCTTGCAACGGGGCAGGCTTTTTTTGCCTCATTGGGTTGCTACTTTGTAGTCAGGTTGTGTGTTATTAGTGAATGATTGTTGAACTAGTGTCTTGTGCGCGTGGCGGTTGGGCCAGGCAAAGCCCGCGCCGCTGGCTGCTGGCGCTGTTGTGCCTGCTGGTGGCCGGCGCGGCCCACGCCCAGGCGCCCAACACCGTGCGCCTGACGGGCACCGTGGCCGAAGCCACCTCGCGCCAGCCCGTGCCGGGCGCCACCGTGCAGGTGCAGCGCACCCGCCGCGGCATGGTCACCGATGCCACCGGCAGCTTCGGCCTCGATGTGCTGCCCACCGACACGGTGTTGTTTCGCGCGCTCGGCTTCAAAACCCAGCGCCTGCCCATGGGCGGTACGGGCCTCTCGCAGCTGGTGGTGCGCATTCAGCTGGTGCGCGACAGCGTGCAGCTGGGCGAGGTGCAGGTGGTGAGCGACCGCGCCGACCGCGCCGTCATCAACCGGGCCCTGCGCAACATCAAACGCCCCGCCCCGCCGGTGGTGAGCGGCGTGAAGCGCCCGCCCAAACCCAAGCCCCTGTTCGCCGTCGACTCGACGGCGCCCAAAGCCCCGGTGCCCACTATCCAGAGCCCGGTGAGCTTGATTTACGACCAGTTCTCGCGCGAGGGCAAGCAGCGCCGCAAGATGGAGGAGATTGAAGCCGAGCAGCGTGCCGAAAAGATTCGCAAAGCCCGCGCCCAGTACAACAAGGCCTTTAAGGACAACCGCGGCTACGAGCCTTAGGGCTGTACCGCCAGGCTATGCTTGGCCCCGTGTGCGCCCGCAAAACTCTCCGCGCTGCAGCAACGCAAGGCGAAGCACAGCTTCGCGGTACATAACTGGCCACTGCCCTTTGCCGTAAGCCCGAAGATGAAAATCGGGTATCCCTGCGTGAACGAGGCGATGGACTGCAGCGCCGCCAACACCTTTCGGCTGGCTTCCTACTCGGAGGAGCGTCTTATTGCGGCCGTGACGGCCAACCTGACCTGCCTGCGCCGCATGCTGGAATGGAACGTGGCCCAGGGCCTGCTCTTCTTTCGGATGGGCTCGGGCATTGTGCCCTTCGGCTCGCACGAAATCAACACCTTTCCCTGGCAAACGCACTTCGCCGCTGAGTTCCGGGCTATTGGCGACTACATCAAGGCCAACAACCTGCGGGTGAGCTTTCACCCCGACCAGTTTGTGGTGCTGAACTCGCCCAGCTCCGACATTGTGCGGCGCAGCATTCAGGAACTGGTGTACCAGGGTTCGATGCAGGATTTGATGGGCCTGGACGGCACGGCCAAGCTGCAGATTCACGTGGGCGGACTGTATGGCGACCGCGAAGGGGCCATCAGCCGGTTTGCCGAGGTGCACGCTACGCTGCCCGAGGCGGTGAAGGCCCGCGTGGTGGTGGAAAACGACGACCGACTGTTTTCGCTGCGCGACTGCCTGCACCTGCACGAGCTGACGGGCGTGCCCATTCTCTTCGACAACTTCCACCACGAGTGCCTCAACCACGGCGAGCCCATGGCTGAGGCGCTGCGCCTGGCCGCTGGCACCTGGCACCCCACCGCCGACGGCGTGCCCATGATGGACTACAGCTCGCAGGCCCTGGGCGAGCGCAAGGGCAAGCACACCGACGACTTGGTGGACGACTCGTTCCGCGAGTTCCTCACCAACCTCAACGGCCTCGATTTTGACATCATGCTCGAAATCAAGAACAAGGAAGCCAGCGCCCTGCGCGCCGTGGCCATTCTGCGCGAGCGGGGCCTGAGCGCGCCCGCACCCAACGTGCCCGTGCCGCCCCTCAACCTGCCGCCCGACCCCAACGCGCCCGCCAAAGCCAAACGTGCCAAGAAAGTGGCCAACAATTAACATCCCACCCACTCACCATTTCACCACCTCACCAATTCACCTCATGCCTTCCGACCACCTGAATGCCACCATCAGCGCCCTGAAAAACGGCCTCACCAGCCTGCCCCTGGGCTCGGCCATGGACAACACCGAAACCTGGCAGCAGCAGTTTCTGCAAAGCGGCCTGCCCGGCCTGCAGGACATTGCCCGTGAAATCGGCAACCTGCAGTCCTTGCTCACCAGCGGTGCTTTGAGCGCCACGGCCATCGGCAATTCGCTGTCGATGCTCGGCGACCAGACCAGCCAGATTAGCCGGCAGGCGGGAGACGACCTGAAAAAGCCACTGCAGGAACTGAGCGACCTGTTGCGAAAACACGGCAGCGACCTGCTGGCGCACGCCGCGAAGAAGCAGAAGAAGTAGACTGCTGTTTCCACTGCTAATGCAAAAAGCCCTATCCGGTAACAGGATGGGGCTTTTTGCATTGAAATGGCGACGGCCGCGCGGCTACGGACGTGCCACGTTGCTGCTGTTGCTGCGGCGCGAGCGGCTGGGCACCACGTCGGTCGATTGGCGGGAGCGGTTGTCGCGCATGATGGGCTGTTCGCGCACATCGGGCACGGTGTTGGGCGAGAGTTCGGGCGTACCGGCCGGGAGCACGGCCCCGCCCGTGTTGTCCAGCGGGCGGCTGCGCTGGGCGTCGCGGTTGGTGGGCGTGCGCTGCATTTCGGCGGGGCCCTGGATGGTGCTTTGGTTCAGGGCCGGGTTCACGGGCGGGATGGTGGTTTGGCCCTGGCTGCCGCCGCGCACCGGCGCGGAGGGGTCGAAAGGAACGGTTTGGGCGTGGGCGGCGGCACTTAGCAGCAGGCCGGCCATCAGCAGGAAGGGTTTCATGGGGGCGGGGGAAGGGGGTGGGAAACAAAAAAACCGGCTGCTTCGGGAGAAACAGCCGGTTTCTATACTTTATACGGCGCTGAGCCGCAAAGTGTTATTGCATCGACTTGGACTTCATTTTGCCCTTGCCGCCGTTCGTGCCGCCTTTGGATTTCATGCGGCCCGAGGTGGTGCCCGACGTGCTGCCCATGCTGCCGCTGGTGGAGGTCATCGTGCCCGAGGTAGAGCCCATTGAGCCCGAAGTAGAGCCCATGGTGCCGGAGCCCGAGGTGGTGCCCATGGTGCCGGTGGTAGTACCAGTGGTCATGCCCGGGGTGCCGCTGGTAGTGCCCGACGACGTGGTGCCTATCGTGGTGCCGGTGGTGGTAGAGCCGGCGGTGGTACCGCTGGTGGTACCCATGCCCGAGGTGGTTTGGGCGAAAGCGGCGCTGCTCAGGCCCATGGTCAGGAATGCGGCGAGGAGGATTTTGGTGGTCTTCATGATAAAACGGGTTGGAAATGTGGAAAGGGGTGAGATGCGAGGGAAGGCCGCGGCTGGCGCGGGTTTGTCGATACGCTAAGTTGTACCGTGGAGGTTGCGAAAATCAGCGGCCAATGTTCATCGAATACTCATAATACTCGTTGTTTGTTTTGGGTATTACTCACTGATTTTCAATTGGTATTGTGTGCTATGCAGGAGGTGAGTGGCGTTGGAATAAAAAATAATGTTCACCTTCCGGTAACCTTCCCGAGGTGGCGCGGTGTCCACACCCGAATACTCTCCCAACCCTGCTATCAGCTTGGACTCGTTCTCGGATAATGCCTTAATGCTGCGCGTGAAAGCCGGCGACGTCGACCGGATGGGGCTGCTCTTTGAGCGCTACCACCGCCCGCTCTTCGGCTTTCTCTACCACATGCTGGGCCGGGCTGATACCAGCGAGGACCTGGTGCAGAACGTGTTCTACCGCATGCTGAAATACCGCCACACCTTCACCGGCGAGGGCGAGTTTCGGACCTGGATGTACCACCTGGCCCGCAACGTGCTGGCCGACCACATCAAGAAAAACCGCCACGCCCGGCACCACGCCGACGTGGCCGACGTGGCCGAATACATCGGCGGTGGCGCCACCGCCGATGCTGGCCTAGAGCGCGCCCAGGAAGTGGCCACACTGCATCAGGCCCTGGCCCGCCTCACGCCCGAGCACCGCGAGGTGCTGGTGCTGAGCCGCTTCCAGGAAATGAAGTATGGGGAAATTGCCCAAGTGCTGGGCACCACCGAAGGCGCCGTGAAGGTGCGCGTGCACCGCGCCATGCACGAGCTGAAAAGCACCTACCACCGCATCGAAAACTGACCTGAATAATGAATTGTGAACACATTAAAGACCAGCTGGTCGACTACCTGAGCAGCCAGCTTTCCGAGCCAGAGCAGGCCGCCCTCACGGCCCACCTGGCCGAGTGCGCCGACTGCCGCGCCGAGCTGCAAGCCACCCAACGCCTGTGGCAAACGATGGGCGCTGTGCGTGTGCCCGAGCCCAGCGAGCACCTGCGCCCCGAGTTCTACGCCATGCTGGCCGGCTTCAAGGATGAAGTAAAAGCCACGCCCGATTATTCCTTGAAAGGCCTGTGGCAGTGGTGGCTGAATCTGGAAATTCCGCGGCCCATTCTGCGGGCGGTGTACAGCCTGTGTCTGGTGAGCGTGGGATTGATTGGCGGCTATTGGCTGAACAACAAGCCGGTCACTGCTACCGGCGAGCAAGAGCAGTTAGCCACCCTGTCGGCCCAGGTGAAGCAGATGCGGCAGGTGATGGTACTCTCGCTCATCGACAACCCCTCGGCCACCGAACGGCTGCGCGCCGTGGGCTACACCAAGGATATGAGCGCGCCCAATGCCAAGGTGGTGAGCGCCCTGCTGAGCACCTTGGATAACGACCCCAACGTGAACGTGCGCCTGGCCACCCTGGAAGCCCTGGCCCCGCTGGCCGACGACCCCACCGTGCGGCTGGGCCTGGTGCACTCGCTGCCCAAGCAGGACTCGCCGCTGGTGCAGTCGGCCCTAGCCGATGTGATGGTGCAGCTGCAGGAGCGCCGCTCGGTGCAGCCGCTGCGCCAGCTGCTGGAGCAGCCCAACCTCGACGAATCGGTGAAAGACAAGATTGAACAAAGCATCCAAACCATCCAAACGGGCCGGACCGCCGCGCCCCAAACCACTCCGCGCCATGACCAAACCCGCATTTCCGCGCAGCCTGAGCCTGCTGCTACTCTGGCTGTGTAGCGCCGCCGCCTGCCACGCCCAAAGCAAGAATGCCAC
Proteins encoded in this region:
- the radC gene encoding RadC family protein; protein product: MEPLDQLPEPAPTYPTPTTGIKSWAEDDRPREKLMSKGRAALSDAELLAILIGSGTTKLTAVDVGKLMLQGVGNDLNALARESVKQLCRHPGIGEAKAITVVAALELGRRRKEADAPTRNTITCSRDIYNLMRPHLLDLPHEEFWVILLNRANVVMRKTAISRGGVAGTVADPKMIFKEALEQLASSIILVHNHPSGNRNPSGADIQLTKKLKEAGTFLDLPILDHLIFAEQGYYSFADEGIL
- a CDS encoding metallophosphoesterase; the protein is MRNPLVLWLVLGLVVLAEWYGYQAARTLAQHLSPGARRGVSIGYWVLTVVVWGLAIWAGSTRQAGHTVLKSYLMSLPLLLLAGKLVMLLPLLLEDLTRLVRSFSAPRAADGTRVAIPRSEFIAKLALGLGAIPFGALLWGMVKGGTDYTVRRVTLKFPNLPAGFDGFKVLQISDLHTGSFNSTEPLERAVAMINRQGADLVLMTGDLVNNRAEEVEPHIPALSKIKSDLPIFSSLGNHDYGDYVAEFREDRALWRQNLQRLMQNHAKMGWTLLNDTTHFIERGGDKIAIVGIQNSSSHLNFHTYGDLPKAHAASGDAPFKILLSHDPSYWESHILNYPDIDLTLSGHTHGMQFGLNLPFLKWSPVQYAYKQWAGLYEKGRQKLYVNVGLGFLGYPGRVGFLPEITVFELRRA
- a CDS encoding carboxypeptidase-like regulatory domain-containing protein, which gives rise to MIVELVSCARGGWARQSPRRWLLALLCLLVAGAAHAQAPNTVRLTGTVAEATSRQPVPGATVQVQRTRRGMVTDATGSFGLDVLPTDTVLFRALGFKTQRLPMGGTGLSQLVVRIQLVRDSVQLGEVQVVSDRADRAVINRALRNIKRPAPPVVSGVKRPPKPKPLFAVDSTAPKAPVPTIQSPVSLIYDQFSREGKQRRKMEEIEAEQRAEKIRKARAQYNKAFKDNRGYEP
- the uvsE gene encoding UV DNA damage repair endonuclease UvsE codes for the protein MKIGYPCVNEAMDCSAANTFRLASYSEERLIAAVTANLTCLRRMLEWNVAQGLLFFRMGSGIVPFGSHEINTFPWQTHFAAEFRAIGDYIKANNLRVSFHPDQFVVLNSPSSDIVRRSIQELVYQGSMQDLMGLDGTAKLQIHVGGLYGDREGAISRFAEVHATLPEAVKARVVVENDDRLFSLRDCLHLHELTGVPILFDNFHHECLNHGEPMAEALRLAAGTWHPTADGVPMMDYSSQALGERKGKHTDDLVDDSFREFLTNLNGLDFDIMLEIKNKEASALRAVAILRERGLSAPAPNVPVPPLNLPPDPNAPAKAKRAKKVANN
- a CDS encoding RNA polymerase sigma factor → MLRVKAGDVDRMGLLFERYHRPLFGFLYHMLGRADTSEDLVQNVFYRMLKYRHTFTGEGEFRTWMYHLARNVLADHIKKNRHARHHADVADVAEYIGGGATADAGLERAQEVATLHQALARLTPEHREVLVLSRFQEMKYGEIAQVLGTTEGAVKVRVHRAMHELKSTYHRIEN
- a CDS encoding zf-HC2 domain-containing protein; its protein translation is MNCEHIKDQLVDYLSSQLSEPEQAALTAHLAECADCRAELQATQRLWQTMGAVRVPEPSEHLRPEFYAMLAGFKDEVKATPDYSLKGLWQWWLNLEIPRPILRAVYSLCLVSVGLIGGYWLNNKPVTATGEQEQLATLSAQVKQMRQVMVLSLIDNPSATERLRAVGYTKDMSAPNAKVVSALLSTLDNDPNVNVRLATLEALAPLADDPTVRLGLVHSLPKQDSPLVQSALADVMVQLQERRSVQPLRQLLEQPNLDESVKDKIEQSIQTIQTGRTAAPQTTPRHDQTRISAQPEPAATLAV